Within Topomyia yanbarensis strain Yona2022 chromosome 2, ASM3024719v1, whole genome shotgun sequence, the genomic segment aatatttattcaGGAAAACAATATTTCAAACTCGTCTTAGTTCTCCAAACGTCCAACTTCCAACTGTTTTCATTGCAAATGTGGAGGCAATATTCTCTTTGGCGCAAACCTAGCAGGCCATTTCAGCCAAGTCTTGAATAAAAGATTGCGGTAGCGTTTGTATTTTCTTATTATCCGAGTAGCTGAGAAAAAACATTCAATTCGCCAAGTAGTTTTCTTCCAGTGTTACTTTATTTCGCCAAAACACTTCGggcaacatttttttgaaaatcaacCGATCGCCCGGGAAACGCacgaacaaaacaaaattgtaattgtaattgtaatttattaattatacgaGGGCCTGTTAGTTATACTTTACATCAGGTCAAGgaagataaaataaataaataaaaacaagcgCATTCTCTAGtggaataatcaaaattataacaCATTATCTCTAAACCCGAATACAAGTTTTAAAGGGACTTTCATTAGTGGAGAGCAAAAATGCTGCAGCAAGAACAGTTGCTGAAGGTCGACCGACCATGTCCTGATCCTGATCCCAAAGTGGCAGCTGATACCGCAGCTCCACCAAGCACGTACCAGATGCGCCCGTCTTTGGAACAAACTTTCAAATCggagaaaattaaacaaattattAATACGGTCCTCAATGATACTCTAACCGGTAGTACAACGTATTTCGTTAAAGTATTGTTTGATGGccaacgtttttttttttttgtaggacAAACCTATTCTGCCGTGGACGCTACACGATGGACCAAATCGCTGGCGGACGAGATCAGTCTCAAGGTCAAGGATCTGGAAATGAGACGGTACAAACATGTAGTTCAGGTGATGCTT encodes:
- the LOC131684612 gene encoding dynein light chain Tctex-type protein 2B-like, which produces MLQQEQLLKVDRPCPDPDPKVAADTAAPPSTYQMRPSLEQTFKSEKIKQIINTVLNDTLTGQTYSAVDATRWTKSLADEISLKVKDLEMRRYKHVVQVMLGQQLGAGCKYIARCRWDAECDSQTSGEFKNATIFCVVTVFGLYLY